Proteins co-encoded in one Oncorhynchus kisutch isolate 150728-3 linkage group LG1, Okis_V2, whole genome shotgun sequence genomic window:
- the LOC109891533 gene encoding transcription factor 15-like, which produces MAFTMLRPVATHPFSSYPPDLNMISDDEENRSESDGSSDQSYECCASSDKTCRQLSRMVGVGGVVVVKQRNTANARERDRTQSVNTAFTALRTLIPTEPVDRKLSKIETLRLASSYISHLANVLVLGDGREDGQPCLSAVYRAQGHGERKQPRTICTFCLSNQRKGGKDGRGCLKMRGASALRMSRK; this is translated from the exons ATGGCTTTTACAATGCTTCGGCCGGTGGCAACTCACCCCTTCTCCTCCTACCCTCCTGATCTCAACATGATCTCGGACGACGAGGAGAACCGCAGCGAGAGCGACGGCAGCTCTGACCAGAGCTATGAATGCTGTGCCTCTTCAGATAAGACTTGTCGGCAGCTTTCCCGCATGGTGGGAGTCGGTGGGGTTGTTGTGGTCAAACAGCGCAACACAGCCAACGCCAGGGAGCGAGACCGGACCCAGAGCGTCAACACCGCATTCACCGCGCTCCGGACACTCATACCTACGGAGCCGGTGGACAGAAAGCTCTCCAAAATTGAAACGCTCCGGTTGGCGTCCAGCTACATCTCACACTTGGCCAACGTTCTGGTGCTTGGTGACGGGCGTGAGGATGGGCAGCCGTGCCTGAGTGCAGTGTACCGCGCGCAaggacatggagagaggaagcAACCCAGAACTATCTGTACCTTTTGCTTGAGCAACCAGCGAAAAGGG GGGAAAGATGGTCGGGGTTGTCTGAAAATGCGTGGAGCCAGTGCACTACGAATGAGCCGAAAATAG